The Streptomyces sp. NBC_01363 region CCGGTGTGCCGCTGCGTGATCCGCAGGGCGCGGACGTCAGGTTCGTCGACGCCCGTACCGCCTCCGACCGCTGCTGGACCGAGGTCGGCGCGAGCGATGCCACGGCCGTCATCTCGACGACGCTCGACTCGGTGGCCGCGGCCGCCGGTGAGCTGGTCTCGGCGGGCCGCAAGCCCGACACCCCGCTGACCGTGACGGTCGCCGGTACGACGACCCGCCAGCGCACCTGGACGGCGACCCTCGGGACGATCGCCCAGGTCCTGAAGCAGGCGAAGGTCCTGCCGTCGCCGGAGGGACACCGGCCCGTCATAGCCGTGGTCGGTGAGCGCAGCTCCGCCGCCCAGCGCGACCAGCTCGCGTGGTTCGAGTCCAAGCCGCTGTTCGGCTGGAAGGTTCTCGTGCCGCGTACGAAGGAGCAGTCCGCGTCGCTCTCCGACCAGCTTCGTTCATACGGTGCCGTGCCGCACGAGGTCCCGACGATCGCCGTCGAGCCGCCCCGTACGCCCCAGCAGATGGAGCGCGCGGTCAAGGGCCTGGTCACGGGCCGCTACGAGTGGATCGCCTTCACCAGCGTCAACGCCGTGAAGGCCGTCCGGGAGAAGTTCGAGGAGTACGGGCTCGACGCCCGTGCCTTCGCCGGGATCAAGGTCGCGGCCGTCGGCGAGCAGACCGCCGCCGCGCTGGTCGACTTCGGTGTGAAGCCGGACCTGGTGCCGTCCGGTGAGCAGTCCGCCGCCGGTCTGCTGGAGGACTGGCCGCCGTACGACCCGGTCTTCGACCCGATCGACCGGGTCTTCCTGCCGCGTGCCGACATCGCCACCGAGACGCTGGTGGCCGGGCTCATCGAGCTGGGCTGGGAGGTCGACGACGTCACCGCGTACCGCACGGTCCGCGCCTCGCCGCCCCCCGCCGACACGCGTGAGGCCATCAAGGGCGGCGGCTTCGACGCGGTGCTCTTCACCTCGTCGTCGACCGTGCGGAACCTGGTCGGCATCGCGGGCAAGCCGCACAACGTGACCGTCATCGCGTGTATCGGCCCGGCGACGGCGAAGACCGCCGAGGAGCACGGGCTGCGCGTCGACGTCCTCTCCCCGGAGCCGTCGGTGCACAAGCTGGCCCAGGCGCTCGCGGAGTTCGGCGCCCGGCGCCGGGAGGCGGCGAAGGAGGCCGGCGATCCGGTGACGCGGCCGAGCGAGCGGCGTCCCGGTGCGCGGCGGCGTCGTACGACGACCTGACCTGCTCGGTCGAAGAAGAGGTCGAGGAGTGTGAGGGGCCCGGTTGCTTCGGCAGCCGGGCCCCTGCCCGTTTCGCGGTCTTTTTCCGGCACAGGTGTCGGTAAGACGGTGATGTGTGCGGGTCTAATCTCGAAGGATGACTGTGTACGGAAACTTCCCCGGCTCCCGCCCCCGGCGGCTGCGGACGACCCCGACGATGCGGCGGATGGTCGCCGAGACACGGCTCGATGCGGCGAATCTGATCCTGCCGGCGTTCGTGCGCGAGGGCATCGACGCCCCGGTCGCCATCTCGACCATGCCCGGCGTGCAGCAGCACACCCTGGACACCCTGCGGAAGGCCGCCGTCGAGGCGGTGTCGGCCGGGGTCTCCGGGATCATGCTCTTCGGCGTCCCCACGGACGAGAAGAAGGACGCCCGGGGCACGGCGGGCACCGACCCGGACGGCATCCTCCAGGCCGGGCTGCGCGCGGTGCGCGCGGAGGTCGGTGACGATCTCGTCATCATGTCGGACCTGTGCCTGGACGAGTACACCGACCACGGCCACTGCGGTGTGCTCACCGAGGACGGCCGGATCGACAACGACGTGACGCTGGAGCGGTACGCCGAGATGGCCCAGGTCCAGGCCGACGCGGGCGCCCATGTGGTGGGCCCGAGCGGTATGATGGACGGCCAGGTCGGTGTCGTCCGCGACGCGCTCGACCAGACGGGCCACGAGGACGTCTCGATCCTCGCCTACACCGTGAAGTACGCCTCGGCGTTCTACGGGCCGTTCCGCGAGGCCGTCGGCTCCTCGCTCAAGGGCGACCGCAAGACGTACCAACAGGACCCGGCGAACAGCCGTGAGTCGCAGCGCGAGGTGGCGCTCGACCTCGCGGAGGGGGCCGACATGGTCATGGTGAAGCCGGCCGGTCCGTACCTGGACATCCTCGCGAAGGTCGCCGACTCGGTGGACGTGCCGGTCGCGGCGTACCAGATCAGCGGTGAGTACGCGATGATCGAGGCCGCCGCCGAGAAGGGCTGGATCGACCGGGACGCGGCGATCATGGAGAGCCTGACCGGGATCCGGCGCGCGGGTGCGCAGATGATCCTTACGTACTGGGCGACGGAGGTCGCACAGCGGCTGCGGCGCGCGTAGCCGGGCAGGCGCCGGGGCGCCTGTGGGATTCCCGTGTGTGCGGGGTTCCCACAGGCGCCCTTTCGCGTCAGGCCCGCTTGGAGCGGCGGCGGGCCGCCATGGTCAGGCCGGCGCCCGCGGCGAGCACCACGACGGTGCCGATGGCCAGCGGGATGGTGCCGCTGCTGCCGGTCGAGGCCAGGTCGCCGTCCTTGCCGCCGGGCGTGCTCTGCGACGGGGTGGGGGTGGCCGGTGCGGACTCGGACGGGCTGTCGGACGGGGTGCCGCTCGCCGGCGGTGTGCTCGCTGGGGCGGAGGGCGTGCCGGTCACCGGCGGCGTGGTGCCGGGGGTGTTGCCCGGGGTCGGGGTGGCCGGGGGCGGGGTCTCGCCGGTCTCCGGGAGGCAGCCGGTGAAGGGGAAGTGGTGCGTCTCCGCGCCGCCCGAGCCGTGCAGCGAGGCGACCCAGACCGAGCCGTTGACGGGGGCGCCGGTGCCCAGCTCCAGGTGTGCCTTGGGGGCCAGCACGCTGCCGGGCCAGGCGGCCTGGCTGCTCTTGGTGACCGCGGCGGCGTCGGGGAAGTTCCACAGCAGGCGGGCGCGGACCTTGCCGTCGGAGGCGCTCTGGAGCTTGTCGTCCAGTACGTAGTCCTGGCCGCCGGAGAGGAAGAAGCCGGTGGTGCCGGCCTTGGCCATGTCGTACGTCGTGCCGCTGACGTTGACGACCGCGGTGGCGCCGGCGGGGACCTTGAGGTAGATGTCCTTGGCGCCTTCGAGCTGTTCGGCCGTCACCTCGAAGATGTTGCGGGTGGTGTTCCCGCCCTCCAGGGTCAGCTTGCTGCCGGTCAGTTCCACTTCGGTGCCGGCGGTCGCGGGTTCCTTCGCCAGTGCGGTGGAGTAGGACCGGAGCTTGCTGAACTCGGCGTCGAAGTCGATCAGTCCGGCGTTCTTGCCGAAGGTGCCGGAGTGCATTTCGAGGGCGCGGTCGCTGACCTTGCCGCCGACGACCGCGTTGCCCTTCATCACCGCGGTGACCGAACTGCCGTTGAGCAGGTCGCCGCGCACGACGAGCGACGCGCGGCCGGGCAGGGCGTCGACCTCCGCGGCCGTCAGTTCGTTGGCGGCGCTGAAGCCGCCGCGGAAGTCGGCATTGCCACCGACGGCCACCGCGCCTTCCGCGTCGGGGGAGTGGACGTCGTCACCGAGGACGAACTCGCCGTACTTTCCTGCGATTCCGAAGGCGTCGGTGGTGCAGCCCGCCGTCTCGGCGACGGGCGTGGCCTGTGCGGCGGGGACGGCCGTGAGGCCGAGGACGAGGGCTCCGCCGAGCACTGCGGACGCTGTGGCGGCGGTTGCGGATATGCGCATGGGGGCGTGTCTCTCCAGCGGAGGTGCTTGTAAAGATTCCGTGGCGGCTACGGCCAAGTTCTTCACGCAATAGGATATTGGTCAAGACCAATGCGCAGAGTGCTGCTTTGTCCGGTTGTCAGTTCCGGTCCCATGCCGCTGTCGGTTCTTGGCCCCACGCCGTTGCCGGACCCTGGCCCGTGGGCCTACTTCCCCGTGACGTAGGCGTTCCAGATCCGGAGCGGGAAGACATTGCCGCGTCCTGAATCGGGCCCGCCCACGCCCTGCATTCCCAGCAGTTGAGGGGTGCCCGGCTTGTTGCGGAACATCGTGACGGCCGTGGTCAGCCCTTCGGTGTGGCCGATGAACCAGGCCGACTTCATCCGGTCGTCCTTGGCGGTCGCGCCCGCCGAGAGGCCGTCGGCAGCCTTGGCCCTGGCGAACGTGCCGAACTTCCCGTCCTGACCCAGCCGCGTCCAGGCCACCATCCCCAGGGTGTTGTTCACATCGTTGGCCACCGAGGCGTCCATCGCGCGCCGCGGCTCGGGCTTCCCGAAGCCCTCGACCGCCTCACCGTCCCGGGTCATCCTGGTCACCGAGTAGGGATCGGCCCTCATGCCGCCGTTGCTGAAGGCGGTGTACGCGTCCGCCATCCTGACCGCGCTCGGTGTGGACGTGCCGAGGGGGAAGGACTTGTCCAAACGGGCCAGGCTCTCCTCGTGCAGCCCGGCCGATACCGCCAGTTCCTTCACCTTCTTCAGCCCGATGTCCTTGCCGAGCAGCGTGAAGGTGGCGTTGGACGACTTGATCAGCGCATCGCGCAGGGGCGTCGGCGCCGTGACCATCGCCCGGCCGGGACCGGCACCCGACGGGGCGGGAGGTGCCGCGTACGGGCCGCCCTTGATCAGGCGCCCCCCACTGTCGTAGCCGCTGTCCAGGGTGATCCCGTCGCCGTGCTGAAGGGCTGCGGCCAGCACGAAGGGTTTGAAGGCCGAGCCGACGGGGACGCCTGCGGTGTCGGCGTTGTTGGCGAAGTGGGTGACCGCGTCGGCTCCGCCGTACACCGCGACCACGGCCCCGTCGGCCCGCACGGATGCGGCGCCGACCTCGACGTACTTGTCCTCGGAGCGCTTCTTGGGGTCGAGGTCGCGCTTGCGCACACTGCGCACGGCCCGCTCCAGCTGCCCCACCCTGGCCTTGTCGAAGGTGGTGTGCACCCGGTAGCCGCCCCGGAAGAGGTCCTTGTCGGTGAGGCCCGAACGCTTCTTGATGTACTTGTTGGCGATGTCGACGAGATAGCCGGTCTGGCCGCCGAGGCTGGTCGGCTTCGCGGCCGGCTTCGGCTCGGGGAACTTCTGGTACGCGGCCCGCTCGGCCTTCGTCATCGTGCCGATCTCCACCTGCCGGTCGAGGATCCACTCCCAGCGGTCGACGGCGCGTTCGTGGTTGCCCTTGCCGCCCGCGGGGTCGTACTGCTCCGCCCCCTTGAGCAGGGAGGCGAGCAGCGCCGCCTGACTGGGGTCGAGGTCCTTCGCGGGGATTCCGTAGTACGCGTTCGCCGCTGCCTGGATGCCGTAGGCGCCGCGGCCGAACCAGCTGGTGTTCAGATACCCCTGGAGGATCTCCTTCTTGCTCTGCTTGTTGTTCACCTTCAGCGAGATGAAGAATTCCTTGAACTTCCGGGTGGCCGACTGCTCCTGGCTGAGATAGGTGTTCTTCACGTACTGCTGGGTGATGGTGGAGCCGCCCTGGGTCTCACCGCCTGTGACGATGCTTACGGCCGCTCGGGCGATGCCCGTCGCCGATACCCCCGGGTCGGAGTAGAAGGTCTCGTTCTCGGCGGCGATGACCGCGTTCTTCACCGAACGGGGTATGTCGGCGAGCGTGACATTCTGCCGATTGACCGCGCCCACGCTCACCAACTGGCTGCCGTCCGCCCAGTAGTAGACGGTGCCCTGCCTGCGCGCCTCGTCGTTCTCGTTCGGGATGTCGACGGACGCGTACACCACGGCGAACAGGCCGGCCAGCGCGACGAGTCCGAGCATGACCCCGCTCAGCATCTGCCGCCACGAAGGGATCCAACGACGCCAAGTACGTTTTCCCCGGCGGGGGTAGTCGATGCCGAGTCTGCGATGGCGGATCGCGCGGATGGGGCGGATGGGGCTTCGGGCCATGCTCAAGCTCCTCGTTCACCGTCCCGTACCGGTGGCGCGGGGCTTGTGAGAGAGGACGTTCCGGATCGCGATCAGGTTGTCCCGGGGCCCGTCAGGCACGAGTGGTGAACGCGTCCCGGACGGCCTTTCCGGAGGAACAGTCCGTGATATCCGACTTTGTCGGCGGGCGCGGCGACCGGGCGCGCTCAGGCGAGGCCCGCCTCTTCCAGGGCGGACCTCGCGCAGGCCCGGACGAGCGGGTCCTCCTCGGACTCTCCTGCGGCGATCAGAGCCTCGGTGACCGCCGGGTCGTCCTAGGCGTAGGGGCCGAGCACCATCGCCGCGTACTGGCGCACCACGCGGAACTCTTCGACGAGGCGGGCGAGGCGGCCGGCGCGGGTGGCGTGGGTGGCCTCGTCCGGGGCCGGCTCGGGGTTCACGGGCGGTGTTCCTCCGCTCGAAGGCTCAGGGCCAGTTGATCAGAGTCATGAAGGCGACCCAGGTGAAGAACACGGTGGCGGGTGCGGCCACGGCGAGGCCGATCGCGGCCGGCGGTCTGCGCCTGGTGAACACCCAGCTCGCCACCAGTATGACCAGGGCCAGGAGCAGGCCGCAGCAGGAGACCGTCCAGGCCGGATCGAAGCTGGCGTCGAAGCGGTCGGCATCCGCCTCCGAGCAGGAGTCGCAGGCCATCGGCGAAAGCATGCTGTACACCAGGGCGAAGAACGCGAGCGGGAGCGTGACGACCGTGGAGATCAGCGAGGCGATCCAGGTGTGCCGGGGGCTATCGGGGGCGTCGTCCGTGACAATGTCGGGCATGCGTGCGATTCAACCGGGCGCCCCGGTGCGGCACATGAGTTGCCGTACCTAGGGCCTCCGGTCGGTTCGGGTCAGTCCCACCAGAACGACCAGGTCTCCTGGTCCAGCACCATCTTCTCGGCGTAGACGTCGAGGTCGTACGGCGGGTTCTGGTTGATGTTGTCCGGGCAGAACGCGAAGTGCTCGGCGGCGACCGCGCGGGCCTCCGGGAGGGTGGTGGGCGGGCGCCCGACCGAGACGGTCAGGGTGTCGAAGCCCAGCACCACGACCCGTATGCCGAAGCGGTCCTCCCAGGAGCGGAGCACGGCGCAGAGCCGGGCCGTGTCGTCCTCGAAGTTGACCGGGCCCGACCAGCCGATCGCCGCCGGTATGTCCGCGCTGCGTCGGGCCGGGACGAGCGCCACCCGCGAGCCGGGGTACCAGCCGTCCGGGCCGACGCACTCCTCGGCGATGGCGGCCGCCAGGTCGTCGGGGGTGTCCTGTCCCTCGGCGGCCGGGACGGGGGCCAGGCCCGGCCAGTCGCCCTCGGCGGCGTCGAGCTCCTCGGGCGCGCAGTCCTCCCAGTACTCGCTGAGCACCTCCTCGGCGTCGTGATCGCCGGGGTACGACGTGCTGTCCGGGATCAGGTCCCAGTCGCCGGGCCACTGGTCGCGTCGCCCGCCGTCGATCAGCACGGGGAGCAGGCCGACCGTCCGCCCGGCCGCGCGCAGCGCGCGCCACGTCCCGTGGGACGCGGGCTCGTCGGCGCACCAGAGCAGCGGCTCGTGCCAGATGCCGTCGATCGTGGCGTCCACCAGTGAGCCGGGCGGGAGTCGAAGCCCTGAGGTGGCCAGGGACGGGAGCGGGTTCGGGAGCGTCGCCATGAACCGAACTCTAGGCGCGACCACTGACAACGGCCGGGCGGGGCAGGGCGGTCCGGGCTACGGGCGTGCGTGAACGACGACGTACGCGGTGCGCGCCGTGGTGCCGTCGGGCAGCGGCGCGTCCGCGGTGACGTGGCCGAGTGCCCGTCCGTCCGCGTTCTGCCCGGGGTGGAGAACGCGGTTGACGTGGAGGGACAGCAGGCGGCCTGCGGGTGCCGTCGCGACCAGGAGATCCGTGCCGTTCGGGTCGTCGGTGGCGGTCGTGGCGGCGATCTCCGCCGGGGTGTCCGATTCGGCGAACCAGGCGATGACGGACGGGTCGGGGGTGTCGCTCGTGCTCTGCATCTGCGGCTCGGCCTTGCCGACGACGAGCGCGAACAGCTGGGCGACGAGGACCGGGTCACGCGTCCCGTCGTACACCCACCGCTGCCCCAGCACCCCGTGCTCGGTCGTGCCGATGAGTGCGTCGTCGGCGCCCGCGAGCGGTGCGCCGCGGTAGCTGAACGGCACCTGGTACGTGACCGGTTGGTCCCCCGAGGTGTCGGTGACCGCCATGAACTCGATCCCCACCTCGTCCTTCGGGTCGTCCAGCCGGAACCCGCCGGTCCTGGCCAGCTCGGGCCGCTGCCCCTTGCCGCGGTACCAGGGCTGTGCGGGCAGCCAGGAGGTGAGGAGTTCCAGCTTGGTGGGCGTCAGCGTGGTGCGGTGGATGACAGCCATGCGGTGGTATCCCTCCGGTGGGTTCAGACGAGTTGCCGGTCGGCGGCGAAGCCGGCGAAGGCCGCCCAGGTGGTGGGGGCGACGGTGAGGATGGGGCCGTCGGGGTTCTTGGAGTCGCGGATGTGGATGGCGGCGGGGTGGGCGGCGACCTCGACGCACTCGCCGCCTTCGCTGCCGCTGTGGCTCGACTTCTGCCAGTCGTAGGCGACTTCGAGGCACTCGCCGCCGTCGCTGCCGCTGTAGCTGGACTTGAACCACTCTCGTGCGGTGCTCATAACTCTCCTAGCAGCCGGTCCAACAGGCCCCTCGTGTCCTCGGTGTTGAGAGCCTGTGTCCGCAGCATCGCATATCTCTGGGCGAGGATGCTGATCTCGTCCGGGTCGGAGATGAGCTGGCTTCCGCGCTGAGTTTCGGTGTAGGCGATGCGCTGATAGTCCGGCGTTTCCAGCAGGATGAACGGCCCGTCGAGCGCCGCGTGGGTCGTCCGGCCCAGCGGCATGACCTGGAGCGAAATGCCCGGCAGGTCGGCGCAGTCCCGGAGGCGACGCAGGGTTTCCCGGTACACCTCATTGCCCCCGAGGCGGTCTCGGACAATGGCCTCGGAGATGACGAAGCTGGTGGTCGGTGGCACTTCACGGCGCAAGATTTCCTGGCGCTCCAGGCGCGTGCCCACGTGTGTGTCGATTTCCTCCCTGCTGAACGTGGGAACTCGGCTGTCGAACACGGCACGTGCGTAGTTCTCGGTCTGGAGCAGGCCGGGCAGGACCTGGTTTGCGAAAAAGCACAGTGCCAGGGCCTCCCGCTCCAGCTCCAAGTACTCCTCCGCCCACGCCGGGATCAGATCGATCTCCGGCATGTGCGCCACGGCCTCCTTCAACGCGCCCTTGGTGTCCAGAAGTTCGTCCAACTTGGCGGCCAGGTCGGGCAGTAGGGCGCGTCTGCCCTGTTCGATGGAGGAGATCGTCTCCACCTGGTGGCCCACCAGGTCGGCGAGTTGGGTCTGGGTCAGGCCGGCCGCCCTGCGGAAGACGGCGACCAGCTTGCCCACAAGTTTCATTGCCGACGCGTTCTTGCGCTTCCGCTTCCCGGGGTGCATACCGAGCCAACTTCCACCTGCGCGCCCGCGTCACGCGCGTACGACCCGTACAAGAAATCTGTACGGGTTCGAGCCCGGTCGGCGCGAGGGGCCTCAGGTCTCGGGTGCGCTGGAGTCGACGGCCTCCCGGACCGTCGCGTCCGGGTCCTGGGCGAGGCGGTGGAGGAGTTCCGTGGTGCTCGGGGTCGACCAGTTCTCGACGGCCCATACGAGGGCCCTGCGGACCTTCGGGTCCGGGTGGTCCGCGAGGTGGGCCAGTCGGTCGACCGGTCCGCGTCGGCGCATCCCGAACCAGTGGAGGGTCTGGACGAGCTGTTCGGGGTCGCCGGGGCTGCCCGCCGCGGTGATCTGGCGCAGGAGGACCGGGACGGCGGGAGGCGGTCCGTCGAGGGGGTGCGGGCGGCGTTGCCGCAGGCGCCGGGAGCCGTACTCGCCGCGTACCCGGCAGCCGAAGCAGGTGCAGGGCGCCTTGCCGTTCGAGTCGGGGAAGTAACGCCAGCCGGTGACCTGGTTGACCGCGCGGATACGGTGCACCTCGCGCCGGGTGACGGGCCGGGGGACGAACACTTCCCAGCCGCGCGGGTCGGGCAGGGCGGCGACACGGCGTACGGCTTCGGCGGCCGTGACGGTCGCGGGGTCGCGGTGGTAGCGGCCCACGGTGACGGGTTCGTCGTCCGGCAGGCGGATGTGCACGGCGACGAGTCCGCGCGGGCCGCCGTGCCTGGCCAGCTCGCGCAGCCACTGGTGGGTGAGGGTGTACGAGGGGAGGACGGGGAAGCAGTAGAGGCCCCGTGACCGCGATGCGTCGCGGCCGTGGCTGACGGCCCGTATTCCGGAACGGCGTACGCGCGCCGCGTTCGCCGAGGGTGTCAGGTGCACGAACATCGCCATGCGGTCGATGCTAGGGCGTGTTTTAGAAGTAGCGTCGTCCGCCCGGAGGGCGGGTCTCGCGGGGTCTGGCGCGTGCGATCGCAAGGCGCCGGGGTGCCCTCGTAGCGGAGCTACTAGGGCATTTCGGCAACGCGGCGAGCGTGCGTGTCAGACCCCGCGAGACAGACGGGACTTCTAAAACACGCCCTAGTGCTCGTCCTCGTGGGCTCGGCCGGGGGCCGGGGCGTCGCGGGATCTGCGGTAGCTCAGCCAGGAGGCCGTCAGGGCGGCGGCTCCGGCGCCGAAGATCGTGACCGGGGTCCAGATCTGCCAGTGGAGCGGGGACGTGGAGTCGTACGCCCAGCCATCGCCCGCGAAGATCGTGTCACCGGCGGCCACCTCGGCGCCGGTGATCTCGCCGGAGGCCGTGCGGCCGTCCGCGAACGCCCACGTCCCGTAGCAGTGGGCGGCAGGCAACTGCCCGCCGCCCTCCACGCACTGCGTGACGCTGTGGACCGTGGCGGAGTCGCCGGTGAGCAGCTTCTGCACGCCGTCGCCGACCCACAGCGCGACGAGGACCGGCAGGAGGGCCGCGAGCGCGAGCGCGGACACCAGAGAACCCAGTGACTTCAGACGGGTCCGGTCCATGCGGTGTCCCCCGTGGGTCGACTACCGGTCAACGTAGTGCAGATGTCCGGCTGTTGGGCGTGGGTGGGACGTTACGCCCTGCGGCAATCCGTACCGCCCGCCCTGCGCGGAGAACGGGAGTCACTGTGCAGCTACCGGAGACCGTTCGGCGGCTGGGGCTGGACGCGCCCCGGCCCCGGCGCGCCGTCTGCATGCGGGACCCTCGCGAACCGTCCGGTCGGGGGACGGGCAAGGGGCGGTCCGCGAGAGCGGACGACCCCGGCGAGGTGCTGACGGATCAGTGCGTGTCGGCGGATCCGTACGTGCTGGCGGATCAGTACATGAGGGCGTCGGCCATTTCGCTCTGCCAGTAGGTGACGAAGCCGTTGTCGCCCCAGGAGGTG contains the following coding sequences:
- a CDS encoding bifunctional uroporphyrinogen-III C-methyltransferase/uroporphyrinogen-III synthase — encoded protein: MSPTGPAATDFPALSAQGHVTFLGAGPGDPGLLTLRAVEALASADVLVAEPDVLGVVRCHARASVSTPELTVVDAQSAAAGVPVLRDAANLVMEAVRGGRRVVRAVSGDPGLDGSAGAEMLACAAAGIPFEVVPGVANVVGVPAYAGVPLRDPQGADVRFVDARTASDRCWTEVGASDATAVISTTLDSVAAAAGELVSAGRKPDTPLTVTVAGTTTRQRTWTATLGTIAQVLKQAKVLPSPEGHRPVIAVVGERSSAAQRDQLAWFESKPLFGWKVLVPRTKEQSASLSDQLRSYGAVPHEVPTIAVEPPRTPQQMERAVKGLVTGRYEWIAFTSVNAVKAVREKFEEYGLDARAFAGIKVAAVGEQTAAALVDFGVKPDLVPSGEQSAAGLLEDWPPYDPVFDPIDRVFLPRADIATETLVAGLIELGWEVDDVTAYRTVRASPPPADTREAIKGGGFDAVLFTSSSTVRNLVGIAGKPHNVTVIACIGPATAKTAEEHGLRVDVLSPEPSVHKLAQALAEFGARRREAAKEAGDPVTRPSERRPGARRRRTTT
- the hemB gene encoding porphobilinogen synthase, translating into MTVYGNFPGSRPRRLRTTPTMRRMVAETRLDAANLILPAFVREGIDAPVAISTMPGVQQHTLDTLRKAAVEAVSAGVSGIMLFGVPTDEKKDARGTAGTDPDGILQAGLRAVRAEVGDDLVIMSDLCLDEYTDHGHCGVLTEDGRIDNDVTLERYAEMAQVQADAGAHVVGPSGMMDGQVGVVRDALDQTGHEDVSILAYTVKYASAFYGPFREAVGSSLKGDRKTYQQDPANSRESQREVALDLAEGADMVMVKPAGPYLDILAKVADSVDVPVAAYQISGEYAMIEAAAEKGWIDRDAAIMESLTGIRRAGAQMILTYWATEVAQRLRRA
- a CDS encoding choice-of-anchor A family protein; its protein translation is MRISATAATASAVLGGALVLGLTAVPAAQATPVAETAGCTTDAFGIAGKYGEFVLGDDVHSPDAEGAVAVGGNADFRGGFSAANELTAAEVDALPGRASLVVRGDLLNGSSVTAVMKGNAVVGGKVSDRALEMHSGTFGKNAGLIDFDAEFSKLRSYSTALAKEPATAGTEVELTGSKLTLEGGNTTRNIFEVTAEQLEGAKDIYLKVPAGATAVVNVSGTTYDMAKAGTTGFFLSGGQDYVLDDKLQSASDGKVRARLLWNFPDAAAVTKSSQAAWPGSVLAPKAHLELGTGAPVNGSVWVASLHGSGGAETHHFPFTGCLPETGETPPPATPTPGNTPGTTPPVTGTPSAPASTPPASGTPSDSPSESAPATPTPSQSTPGGKDGDLASTGSSGTIPLAIGTVVVLAAGAGLTMAARRRSKRA
- a CDS encoding transglycosylase domain-containing protein is translated as MARSPIRPIRAIRHRRLGIDYPRRGKRTWRRWIPSWRQMLSGVMLGLVALAGLFAVVYASVDIPNENDEARRQGTVYYWADGSQLVSVGAVNRQNVTLADIPRSVKNAVIAAENETFYSDPGVSATGIARAAVSIVTGGETQGGSTITQQYVKNTYLSQEQSATRKFKEFFISLKVNNKQSKKEILQGYLNTSWFGRGAYGIQAAANAYYGIPAKDLDPSQAALLASLLKGAEQYDPAGGKGNHERAVDRWEWILDRQVEIGTMTKAERAAYQKFPEPKPAAKPTSLGGQTGYLVDIANKYIKKRSGLTDKDLFRGGYRVHTTFDKARVGQLERAVRSVRKRDLDPKKRSEDKYVEVGAASVRADGAVVAVYGGADAVTHFANNADTAGVPVGSAFKPFVLAAALQHGDGITLDSGYDSGGRLIKGGPYAAPPAPSGAGPGRAMVTAPTPLRDALIKSSNATFTLLGKDIGLKKVKELAVSAGLHEESLARLDKSFPLGTSTPSAVRMADAYTAFSNGGMRADPYSVTRMTRDGEAVEGFGKPEPRRAMDASVANDVNNTLGMVAWTRLGQDGKFGTFARAKAADGLSAGATAKDDRMKSAWFIGHTEGLTTAVTMFRNKPGTPQLLGMQGVGGPDSGRGNVFPLRIWNAYVTGK
- a CDS encoding DUF4253 domain-containing protein, encoding MATLPNPLPSLATSGLRLPPGSLVDATIDGIWHEPLLWCADEPASHGTWRALRAAGRTVGLLPVLIDGGRRDQWPGDWDLIPDSTSYPGDHDAEEVLSEYWEDCAPEELDAAEGDWPGLAPVPAAEGQDTPDDLAAAIAEECVGPDGWYPGSRVALVPARRSADIPAAIGWSGPVNFEDDTARLCAVLRSWEDRFGIRVVVLGFDTLTVSVGRPPTTLPEARAVAAEHFAFCPDNINQNPPYDLDVYAEKMVLDQETWSFWWD
- a CDS encoding 1,4-alpha-glucan branching protein, which encodes MAVIHRTTLTPTKLELLTSWLPAQPWYRGKGQRPELARTGGFRLDDPKDEVGIEFMAVTDTSGDQPVTYQVPFSYRGAPLAGADDALIGTTEHGVLGQRWVYDGTRDPVLVAQLFALVVGKAEPQMQSTSDTPDPSVIAWFAESDTPAEIAATTATDDPNGTDLLVATAPAGRLLSLHVNRVLHPGQNADGRALGHVTADAPLPDGTTARTAYVVVHARP
- a CDS encoding DUF397 domain-containing protein — its product is MSTAREWFKSSYSGSDGGECLEVAYDWQKSSHSGSEGGECVEVAAHPAAIHIRDSKNPDGPILTVAPTTWAAFAGFAADRQLV
- a CDS encoding helix-turn-helix transcriptional regulator gives rise to the protein MKLVGKLVAVFRRAAGLTQTQLADLVGHQVETISSIEQGRRALLPDLAAKLDELLDTKGALKEAVAHMPEIDLIPAWAEEYLELEREALALCFFANQVLPGLLQTENYARAVFDSRVPTFSREEIDTHVGTRLERQEILRREVPPTTSFVISEAIVRDRLGGNEVYRETLRRLRDCADLPGISLQVMPLGRTTHAALDGPFILLETPDYQRIAYTETQRGSQLISDPDEISILAQRYAMLRTQALNTEDTRGLLDRLLGEL
- a CDS encoding HEAT repeat domain-containing protein; protein product: MAMFVHLTPSANAARVRRSGIRAVSHGRDASRSRGLYCFPVLPSYTLTHQWLRELARHGGPRGLVAVHIRLPDDEPVTVGRYHRDPATVTAAEAVRRVAALPDPRGWEVFVPRPVTRREVHRIRAVNQVTGWRYFPDSNGKAPCTCFGCRVRGEYGSRRLRQRRPHPLDGPPPAVPVLLRQITAAGSPGDPEQLVQTLHWFGMRRRGPVDRLAHLADHPDPKVRRALVWAVENWSTPSTTELLHRLAQDPDATVREAVDSSAPET